In a genomic window of Alistipes sp. ZOR0009:
- a CDS encoding geranylgeranylglyceryl/heptaprenylglyceryl phosphate synthase has protein sequence MDVFDGIKKQIEHRSLLAVLVDPDKVSPNSEDALVDHIAASKADLVFVGGSLIFSDIDGLVERLKARISKPVILFPGLSSHFTPKVDAVLFLSLLSGRNPDFLIGNQVHAAIPILRSGVEVIPTAYILIDGGSTTSVEYMSNTKPIPANKPDITLATAAAAQLLGFKMLYLEAGSGAQHHVPSKTIRTLKQQLSLPMIVGGGIRTEKALREVLDAGADIVVVGTAFEEDASLMDRFCEIVSQHRGKER, from the coding sequence ATGGACGTATTTGATGGCATAAAAAAACAAATTGAGCATCGTTCGTTGCTGGCTGTTCTGGTAGATCCAGATAAGGTTAGCCCTAACAGCGAGGATGCGCTAGTTGACCATATCGCCGCCTCTAAGGCCGACCTCGTATTTGTTGGCGGAAGTCTCATTTTTTCGGATATCGATGGACTGGTGGAGCGGCTCAAGGCGCGGATCTCCAAGCCGGTAATCCTATTCCCAGGGCTTTCCTCTCACTTTACACCCAAGGTCGATGCCGTTCTATTCCTGTCGCTGCTTTCGGGGCGTAATCCCGATTTTTTGATCGGCAACCAGGTTCATGCGGCCATTCCCATACTTCGTAGCGGCGTGGAGGTAATCCCCACGGCTTACATCCTGATTGATGGCGGTAGCACCACCTCGGTGGAGTATATGAGCAACACCAAGCCTATTCCAGCCAATAAGCCCGACATCACGCTGGCAACAGCGGCTGCGGCTCAGCTCCTCGGTTTTAAGATGCTCTATCTCGAGGCGGGTAGCGGTGCTCAGCACCACGTGCCGAGTAAGACTATCCGCACCCTTAAGCAGCAGCTTAGCCTACCGATGATTGTGGGTGGCGGCATTAGAACTGAAAAGGCGCTGCGCGAGGTGCTCGATGCTGGCGCCGATATTGTGGTGGTTGGCACTGCCTTCGAGGAGGATGCCTCGTTGATGGATCGTTTTTGCGAGATAGTAAGCCAGCATAGAGGGAAGGAGCGTTAG
- a CDS encoding alkaline phosphatase family protein produces MRKIAIASAAVLSALGAFSQGRTIPAEKPRLIVQIVVTQMRYDYLQRYSDNFSNRGFKVLLQEGAICKNAKYSYSLTQTAPGLATIATGANPSTHGVVSDMWYIPLLDQNMKAAQDSKAEGVGGFGELGKHSPRNLLAGTLGDEIKVANKNSKVIGVSLDPTSAVLLTGHSADAAYWFDPSTGKFMTSSYYTKALPKWVDDFNQKRFPDIYIYNKWGLTRPLAQYVSTKENFDTTAKPLLKAPAGDALGNVFKSKSKPSYEALITTPYGNNLTKDFAIAAIVNEGLGKDDATDLLTITLDANKYIGRKYGPTSIEMEDTYYRLDEDMGHLLRFLSENIGKQNVLVVLTSDNGVANAPKYISHGKIPSGSFEPNRNLMLLKIYLNATFGRGEWVKSYHQKQIYLNRTLIEDSNLKLQDVQAKTATFMKQFSGVSQAIPAYALEYSNFTDGIMQKIQNSFYPQRSGDVIINLQPGWVDTDEEATSSNSPYSYDTHVPLIWYGWKIKRENISTKVDMMDIAPTISNLLDISWPNASSGEPIEEIVK; encoded by the coding sequence ATGCGAAAAATAGCTATTGCTTCAGCGGCCGTACTATCGGCCCTTGGGGCATTTTCCCAAGGGAGAACCATCCCTGCGGAAAAGCCAAGGCTTATTGTACAGATAGTGGTTACGCAAATGCGATACGACTACCTACAGCGCTATTCCGACAACTTCTCCAACCGGGGGTTCAAGGTCTTACTTCAGGAGGGTGCCATTTGTAAGAATGCCAAGTACAGCTACAGCCTTACCCAAACGGCACCTGGCTTGGCCACCATTGCAACCGGCGCCAACCCATCTACGCACGGCGTGGTGAGCGACATGTGGTATATACCGCTGCTCGATCAAAACATGAAGGCCGCCCAAGACTCCAAAGCAGAAGGTGTGGGAGGATTTGGCGAGCTCGGAAAGCACTCGCCCCGAAATCTCCTTGCCGGAACGCTTGGCGACGAAATTAAGGTAGCCAACAAAAACTCCAAGGTAATCGGGGTATCGCTAGATCCCACCTCGGCAGTGCTGCTAACGGGCCATAGCGCAGACGCGGCCTACTGGTTCGACCCATCAACTGGGAAATTTATGACCAGCAGCTACTACACCAAGGCGCTACCAAAGTGGGTAGACGATTTCAACCAAAAGAGATTTCCCGACATCTACATCTACAACAAGTGGGGTCTTACCCGCCCCCTTGCGCAGTACGTTAGCACCAAGGAAAACTTCGATACCACGGCCAAACCTCTGCTGAAGGCTCCTGCGGGCGATGCGCTAGGCAACGTATTCAAGTCGAAAAGCAAGCCCTCGTACGAGGCGCTAATCACCACCCCCTACGGCAACAATCTTACCAAAGATTTTGCCATTGCCGCCATCGTCAACGAGGGGCTAGGGAAGGATGATGCCACCGACCTGCTTACCATCACCCTCGATGCCAACAAGTACATCGGCCGCAAGTACGGCCCCACCTCCATCGAAATGGAGGACACCTACTACCGCCTCGACGAGGACATGGGGCACCTGCTCCGCTTCCTTTCCGAAAATATCGGCAAGCAAAACGTGCTGGTGGTGCTCACCTCCGACAACGGGGTAGCCAACGCGCCGAAGTACATCAGCCATGGAAAAATTCCGTCGGGCAGCTTCGAGCCCAACCGCAACCTGATGCTGCTGAAGATATACCTCAACGCCACCTTTGGCCGCGGGGAGTGGGTAAAATCGTACCATCAAAAGCAGATATACCTCAACCGTACGCTCATCGAGGACTCGAACCTCAAGCTACAGGACGTGCAGGCCAAGACGGCCACCTTCATGAAGCAGTTCTCGGGTGTTTCGCAGGCCATTCCGGCCTACGCGTTGGAGTATAGCAATTTTACCGATGGTATCATGCAAAAAATCCAAAACTCGTTCTACCCGCAGCGCTCGGGCGATGTGATCATCAACCTACAGCCCGGATGGGTAGACACCGACGAGGAGGCCACCTCGAGCAACTCGCCCTACAGCTACGACACCCACGTGCCGCTTATATGGTACGGATGGAAGATTAAGCGCGAGAATATCTCGACCAAGGTGGATATGATGGACATTGCCCCCACCATCTCCAACCTGCTGGACATATCGTGGCCCAATGCCTCATCTGGCGAGCCTATTGAGGAAATTGTAAAGTAA